TCCATTCAGCCCCATGCGTGCTGGGCGGGGAAAGgtctacccccctcccccagcttctgTGCATTGGGGCTGCCTTGTCCTCCAGCTGTGATGAGGCAGGGACTATAGGAAGGGCTTGTGGGACTGAGACAGTAGCATAGTTGGCCTGAGCCAGACTTGCTAGGACAAGGTGGCTGAGGAGGAGCACTAGGCCGAGACCCTCTACCAAGCtccacctgctccctgccccagaaaGGTGAGACCAGGCCCAGGCTTGGCCTTTCACAGCTTGCTGCTAGTTACACCAATGAGGTCACTTAGCAACAGCAGACTGTAAGAGAATTCTCACCTTTGGAACAGTGGAGCTGCTGGCGGACTttaccccagcctggccccggaaATTCCTCCCCAGCAGCTGTAGCCACGCTAAGGACCTCAACAGAAAGGACCTCAGTTATACACTGAGACTAGTTTAACAGTTAAGCCAGTTTCTCTCCCCTTTACCCACTGTTTGTATCTTctagctgccctgccctgcatgcCACAGCACACAGCAGCCAGGAGAGCTGCTCTTTCAGCACACAGCGGATCCACTGCCAAACTGTCGGGATGGGGATCGGTGTAGTCCTCGACTTCCTCGCCCCCAGTGAGTGTGATCACTGCAATGCCCTTCACACAACCCCCCCTTAGCACGCTGACTGATGGTGGATGAGCCTACTGTGTGTTCCATGGGTTTCCTGCAGCTGCTAGTGCTGCTGGCCTGTCAGCTGTCTGAGGGCTGAGCGCCTAACCTACCTGTCATTTACCAGCCCTAACTGTAGCTGTATTAGGGAACAACTGTATTAGTGTGGCATCAGTGCTGTTCTGCATAGCTGACAGTAACGAATCAGACTGCACTAGAGGACAGTTAACATTCCCAGAGTCAAACCTAGTCACTGAATGCCTGGTGCAGCTGAGGCAAGGGTCCAGCAGTGGGACTGGAAAGCCCCGTTGTACTTTCTGATTAGCAATTGTGCAAAATGACATGAATGCAGCTCTAAGGTTATTAAAGTGCAATCAGGAACCAAAGTTAAtgtactggggaggaggggttagcTGACAAATGGCTGACAAGATCTGGATCTATTAAACACACTAATGGAACAGCTAcagattcttttttttccctaactGAATTGCCCTGTTTAAACCAGTTTTCACTTCCTCACAAGGTAACTGGTTTGGCAGTTCCATTGTATTACAGCCGCTGCTCGCTGCATCCCCCTGGATTGAGGGCCCTGGGCTAGATATTCTACAAAGCAGAGTTTCTTCCCTGGAGAGCTTAGACAAGAGCAACGGTAGGTGGAATGGGAAGCGACTTACTAGACACATCAGTTTGATGTAGATACTTTGTTAGTTGacgttttattctgaaatagtccTGCTGCAGGGCACTGCCATTtcatggggtgcaggaggattgATTTTTCTGGGCAAGGAGCACTCTTTGCTTCTAAAGTAGAGAGACTTTAATAAACAGTTTGCTTCAGCATTAGCAGTAGATTTATTAACTAAGTGAGCCTACCAAAGTTGCTTTAACCCCTCTTGGCAAGGTGCTGCTTTGTACCCGTCAGACTAGAGAGGAGGCAGCCACTCGTGTTTGAGCCCAAAGTAGGCAACAAGCCCATGGAAAGATGACTGCCAATGCCCATGGGAGGGTGAGCTGCTGGAACAGGAAGACTGtggcttcttcccccttccctaaATACTGGTTATCCTAGTAATGACCTCTTTGCACTGATAATCTTGCCCGGAAGCATGCCtgtggaagtgggggaggggcaggactgggagggCTGCTTCTAGCAGGTTATGAAATATGCTGGCTGCACTTTATTGATTGCAGCAGCTGAGGCCCTGCTGACAGCTTCACAATGAGGTGTGGCTCTTGAGGCACCACAATGTTTGATCTGCAGACCTAAAGAGATACAAACTACTCACCCTGTCCCCAGAAACATGCCTCTTCTAGGCTCCTAAGTGCCCAACACCCCTCCCTCCTGACAAAGTCTGACATCCCACCATTCCCTGTGATCAGCCTTCCTCTATTGTGGCAAAAAGTTTCCTTAAACAGCCTTGTCCACTCAGCCAAGGAAGCAAGGTGAGGTGGGCTGCATAGTGCTTGAAGCAACAAAGTTTGGCTGAAAGAAAAGTTTAATGCATAAAACAGTTTCGGGtgctgggctggagtgcactggcctCCTTTCCCCATCACTCCTTAAAGCATTCTGTGAGGGATACACAACCGGACTCCTGATCAACAACATAGATAAAACTAGTGATTCCCCCCCACAGGCTCAGGATATGATCTTTATACCACCATCCATTCCTTACCGTGTTTCTCACTTTGACAATGTTCCCATTACCCTTCTCTCTCTGTACGTATTTAGGCTTGGAAAGGATTGGTGTCTGTCTTACTCATACGCATCAGTAAACTCTGATTTCACTGTGCACACACAAACCCATGCAAAAATAGTTCCAGCTCATCTAAATTTAGATGGCCCAAGGAAGAGCAGTGCTGCTTGAGAATTTCTTAGACTTCCACCTTGATTTGTATAAAACATGTTGCATTGCTCACATTAGTGCCATTTAGGAactaactttttgaatctcaagaGTAACATTGTCATTAAATTAGTCTCACCCCCCCAATAATTTCCCAcaatgaaaatttaaattgataatcTAAAAAAGCTTTAAATTAAAATCAGTCTCACAAAACAGTCAAGTTCTGCCaagcccctgggctgtgtctacactgggccacttattctggaaaatcagctgcttttccggaataagctgcaagctgtctacactggcccttgaatttctggaaaagcaacaacgctctactgtacaaagtcagccactattctggaaaagctacgctgctcccactcgggcataagtccttattccagaacactgttccggaaaagggccagtgtagacaggccagtagtcttttccggaaaaaagccccgatcatgaaaatgacgatgagctcttttctggaaaagcgcatctacattggccacagatgcttttccggaaaaagggcttttccggaaaagcagcctgccaatgcagacgctctttttccggaaatacttataacgaaaactattctgttttaagcatttccggaaattcatgccagtgtagacacagtcctggTGTGTGGTACATTCTATtactcttaaaggggtagagaaGGCAAAGTAATCCAGCACCTGTCACTTACCCTAGCTTAGACTTCCCCACTCCACTCAGATGGGGGCTTGCCTCAGCTCTGTAGTAATCTCACAGTCCTGTAGTAATCTAATACAGTCCTTTGTTGTAGCCTGGCTGGTGAAAGACAGGGTTGTAAACAGTCTCATCCAGTGTGAAGGAAAATAAAGGCAGTGGCTATGCTGTGAGAAGCACCAGTTCCTCTGTCTTACTCAGCCATTTCTCGTTGCTGATAATGGTGTAGTATCACGATAGAATACAACTGCAGGCATGTGTTTCCTGTTAGACATAGTCTAACAGGCCTGTATTGTATTAGCTGGTGAGCAGGCACCTGTAGTCTTAAATAAAAGCACCCCCTTCATTAGCCTGGCTTTGGGCCAGAAGTACTTGACAGCACTACTTTAAAAGAATTTGCTCTATCTGTGAATACCGGCACCTATGCCAGACATCAAGATTACTGCAAAGAACCAATGGGATAGCTACACATGGACAGTGGTCTTCCCCTAGCTAAGCAGGAATTGGTACAAATTACTTCTGTAACCTGACTGGGTTATGCTTTGGTTTTGCCACTCTCGAGTCTGTTCCCACTTGCCACTTCATGTTTCAGAAAGTGATTGGAAAACTGCTGATGGCACACAATTACTCAGTAGTTCCTGAAAGTTCAACACCAAATTATAGCATGTAAATCAGCAAGGCAGAGCATAGCTCATCAGTGGATTTCACAGTCCAGCATAGGATGTGCCTTTTGTTTCTTATACTCCATTGAATGTCAGTGTTGCACgtgccagaagcagcagcctaTACCTCAAGCAAATACAATAAGCAATATACAATAAGCTTCTTGAGAGACAAGAACCCCAGACACTGCAGCTGGCTTCACATCAAGTTTTACAAAAGGCCATGAGTGTCTGTAGACACATTTGGAATCTCCACAACTGTGGCTAAGTAGGGTGCATCAGCCCATGCAGTCTGCTGAGAGGTGAGACAGGCCAAGGTAAATGATAGGACAATTTCAGGGCCTAGGCAAGATAGTAGACTGTCAGCTTTCCCTGACTAAGAGCTGAGATCCTGGAAGAAAAGTAAGTTGAGTGGTGCTGCTACACACCTTCATGTGGCTCTTAAAGTCACAGAATCAGatgattagggttggaagagacctcgggagatCTAATCCAACCCTCTTACTCCATAAACGAAGGATGAATTCCCGAACTGGCAGGATGCATTGTCTTGGGCGGTGCTAGTGAGTTTGTGCTTGGCATCCATGTTCACAAAGGTTGTGCAATAATGTACATTTATCCTAATGGCAGGTACCTCAAACCTGTTAAAATGGCTCCAAGAAGAAAATTGGCCTTTTCCTCAAAAACAGTAAAGTGCTGTCCCTTCGAAACCCAAGATAGAATTCACTGGAGGAGGCGTTCGGATATCTAAGGAACTAGAGGATGCACGCTACAGCCCTGGTTCCTCCCTCTTGCCATGGTGTTGCAGAAAGATTCAGACCTaaaagccagaaaggaccatcatgATCGTTTTCTCACCATATGCACAGACTCGCCTCAGTATTTTCCAGCATTCTGGATTTGATCTGAATCCACAAGCCAACAGTAGTTACTGGTGAACGCCATTTTGTGTGGCAGCAGGAAGGCATGCGACAGCTCCTAATGTATACCTCACACAGCCCTGTCGGGCACTGCTCTTCTGATTGTAAATGCGTGTGAGACCCATAAGTCCAGATTACATCAGTTCTCTGGTTTTCGCTACAGGAAAATTCCAGTTAGCAATACTAGCATGAAAGGAAACTAGCATCAGCCTCCTTCTGCTAGTTTGACAATATGCGGGGAGAGGTTTGCACTGCCAGATTCAACTGATGGTGACTGCAGCCAATTCTCTCCGGTAGATTCACTGTAAGACATTCCATCTGGTCCCCTTACACAGCAGGGATGCTTTTACGGACTTGGCTCTAATAGGTGCCCTGCTGCCTTGTACTATATTCTGGTTTTCTTGATGATGTTTGCGGTAGGCCTAAATGACAGAGGCGAATGCATGGCCAGGCTGAACAGCTTGCAGTTCGTTAGAGTAGAACACTGCCCAGTCCTTTGGACACACTAAGCAGAGGTGCACACACCCCGTTTTCCCTTAAGAAAATGTCTCTCAAAGCTGCTTCTGACTGTAGCATTCACTTTTCATGCATATGGCAACTAAAAAAAATCCTCTCCTCAGCACAGTCTCCTCAGACATCAGCCAGCAAGTTTTGCAGCGACTCGGTAGAACCCTTGTTGGTAGTGTTGGAAGTCCATCATTTCTAAACTTAAGAAATCTGTTCCTGAACGCAGAACATGTGCACTTGCgagcagggatgtgaaaggttaaccagtgggagctggagccctgtggggcccagcacacaggggctgctttgggcatctggagcagccactgtctgGCTAGCCTGGGGgaccgcaggcaggggctgctctagcccagggAGTGCCtcccacttaattggttaaccaattaaacttcatatttaaacagttaaccactTAAGCAGGATTTTACATACCTGTAGCAGGAGAAAGAAACTGTCAGTCATATTGAGTTTTCAATCAACACTGActtgcattttgcttctgtaCAATGTAGGCTGGCTTCAGCTAGTTCTCAAGGGGAAGCACAGAAAGCCTTAGTACAATGCTATTGAGACACTACCAAGAGAAAAATGGCAaataacatttaattaaaaaactgTACGCGAAATATATCCTACAGTACAAGACAGTTCTCTTGTTCTCACAGTATGACGTGCATGCTCTGTTCTTGTGATTTACAAAGTTGCCACAAGCAGTGGAATAATATACTGAAACACAAATCATAATTAACTCTGCGACACACACCAAATATACTGCCAATCAGAAGGCTTCTTCCTAGTATTTCTTGTGTGAGGGACAGGTCAGGTCAGCTACCTTAAACTAGTAATAACTTCTCTCTCCAGAGACCACCCAACCCCTCTGAACCAAAGATAAGCATGTCCAAGAAAATTATAGCACTAGCATAAAAGTAAATCAAGTTTTCATCAGCAATAGTCTATGTATGACCTCAAGGAAGAAGCTGACATGAGCATACGCCAGCCAGAAAAGCATAAATGGGGAGTCTCACTAGCTAAAACACAGGGCGATTTCTGTGCAGCTAAGTTACATTTAGATTTGAGGCTCATTTTAAGGTAAACAAGCAAATAATCTATCTCCTAAAAGACAGGCCTTGAGTATCTTACTCTGGCCACCCAGAAATTGAAGAGGATCCTATATGTACAGCCACAGCTACGCAGACCAGATACGAGCACAACTCACAGATAGCCCAGGAAAGCTCTctccagctctgtgcatggaggaTGTATGTATGGTACGTCTCATTTCAATATTGTTTACTCTGGCTCCCTCCCACACATGGGTACTGAGGTTGAGCAGTCATTTTGTAAGAAGTGATAGGATCACAATATGGAACCAGTGGAGAGTTGTTCTTGCAATGTCACAATATGCTGCTAGGAGATAATGCAAGAGCCTTTAGTTTTGCTTTATCAGAAGCAAGACAGGGCTGAGAACTGCTGGGTACTCCCTGGGATTCATAGGCATGAAATTCTGTCTGGCTGCCTTGTTTTCAAGCACTGCAGACAAGACTGGCTTAAGTTAGCAATCAGCAACTCTGTTCCAAATAGGGATTTTGGTAGCAGGTTCCCTCCTCATGACAGCttaagacaaaaacaaaaaggcAGTCTTTGAATTAAAATTCTACAGCTTTTATATTAAAATGAGAAACTCAAGTCAATGCCAAGTGGCTGGAATGTATTATTCTTTGGCTCTTCTCAGATAATATCCAGAGACTGTTTAATATCTCATATtacacccccccatccctccactgCACTGTCTGAAATCCTGCTGAGAACACCATATTTCTCAGACACTATATTCCTGGAGAAAAAGGCATCTCTACTGAGGGTAGAGTTCTGAATATAGGAGTCCTTCAGCTGAAATAGCATCTCCAAGTCCCACAGTTCGGATGGGATCCTTACACACCAAAACGGGGGTGAAATGGAATGAGATTCCCTCTCTGTGCCACTGAACCACTGGATCATCTGGGCTGAAGGAGATTCTGGAGGGGGCCTCGGTACGGGATGTCACGAATTCCAAGGGAGCTTTAAGAAAGACTCTGTCAGTGTCAATGGTTTCAGTCGCACAAGCCTGTGTCCCTGCCACTCTGGCTCCAGAAGCCACAGCTGCTACCTGGTTTCCCCAGTACCCATCCACAGTAGCCAGAATGTGATAGGCCAGTGTGTGGAAGTGGATCCGGGTGAGGTTCGATGCCTTGTCCATGGTCCTGCCGTGCTTCTTCAGGATCCAGAACAGGATGTCGCTGACGATACCCACGTCTGGAACCTCGTTCCAGGAAGCCAGTGAGGCATGAGGACCAGAAGCCGACTGGGTGAGGAACAGCAGCTCTTGTTCATTTAGCCCAACAGAGTTCACCAGGGGGAAGACCTGCTAACAAAAACAGAGTGAACGTGGAGGTAGAATCACATTTCCCAGTGCTCTATTATGTTGCCACAGTCCACTCAACTGTTCTGCTGTGGGGACGGTTATAGactttaggacaggggtgggcaaaagggcctcctcaggccggatctggcccaacaagcaggtggatctggcccacagaggccctgatgctcccctgcccccaggccaattagggcctgggggcgggggagcgtgcgAAACCTCCGTCCGCCTTGCCAAGAGCATTGAAGCAGCACATGCTGCTTGTAGGACagaggggagagtggaggaggcttcccgtgctccctgccaatcagggtctgggggcagggaagctgcgtgaagcttccttcgccctgccccggccctgtgaGTAGTCCAcaggcacttcaaagtgccacgtgctcctcgcagggcaacgtgccaagcctcttccagggcatgggtgcctagtagaaagggggcaaaggggctccccaacctccagaccaatcatggtctggggtggggaagccccgtcccttccggggtggcccacggctacttcaaaaatttttgaagtggccccttggcaaaaattattgcctatccctgCCTTAGGGCAATGGATTACATGCACAGGGGAGAAAATGACTGGTTTTTTTGGGAAGATTGAAGGATCTCTTTCTGCATGAGCACCCTATCCAACTGATTTGTACAAGGGCTGTTGATTAACCACACttaactcatgcaattaactcaaaTTAATCGTGATTATCGCACTGTTGAATACCAACAGAAATATATTCAatatttgcagatttttttctacattttcactCTTGATTTCAGTTACGAAATACGAAGTGTACAGTGCTTACTTTAGTTTTACAAATACATGTGTATTTAAGATGATacaagaaatagtatttttcagttcaccgtATCCAAATACTGAAGTGCAATCTCTTTACAGGTAAGCGTAAGTTGTAAATGTAgatttgttacataactgcactcaaaaacaaaacaatgtaaaactttagagactgtaagtctactcagtcctacttcttgttctgccCACTGCTAActgcttatttacaatgtcacctgaaagtgagaacagatgttcacatggcacttttgtagccagcgCTGTAAGGTACAGTGAAATCTTTTGTTAAATCACAAGTCTTTGTTAACTGACATT
Above is a genomic segment from Pelodiscus sinensis isolate JC-2024 chromosome 14, ASM4963464v1, whole genome shotgun sequence containing:
- the ADPGK gene encoding ADP-dependent glucokinase isoform X3 → MEPTSHIHCIKAGEEWGQMKAPNANRFIFSHDLSNGAMNMLEVFVSSLDEFQPDLVVLSGLHMMEGQSQEMREKRLLEAVTSISDIPTDIPIHLELASMTDQDFMSKIMHQQVFPLVNSVGLNEQELLFLTQSASGPHASLASWNEVPDVGIVSDILFWILKKHGRTMDKASNLTRIHFHTLAYHILATVDGYWGNQVAAVASGARVAGTQACATETIDTDRVFLKAPLEFVTSRTEAPSRISFSPDDPVVQWHREGISFHFTPVLVCKDPIRTVGLGDAISAEGLLYSELYPQ